The proteins below are encoded in one region of Syntrophotalea carbinolica DSM 2380:
- the tilS gene encoding tRNA lysidine(34) synthetase TilS, producing the protein MQALFKRILVNDIQVSPGDAILVGLSGGADSMVLLDVLLHVADSLQLAILAAHLDHGMRPESADDAAFVARFCRRRDVPLTVGHRDVPALARQHKQGLEEAAREARREFLQQTARVEGCRFIALGHHRNDQVETFLHRLLRGSGLSGLAGMRLRSGPFIRPLLSFSRQDILAYLDDHQIPHVEDASNADTVFTRNRLRHELLPRLRDFNPRIEEHLARLSRRIAVEEDYWTEQVDAYLESSCEEGDDGLWLSRQGLTGLHPALRSRVLRGALLRLRGDLRGIGAKHLASLDDLLDAPRSEAEAHLPGVWAARRYERLWLRTAPPPDPTDFAVVVPGPGVYDLPGGGRLSVSLNQGCLGEDRWATEFDADKVPFPLLVRPFRKGDRFYPCGAPGHRKLKDFFIDAKIDREIRRSWPLVVADEILWLPGLRRGHGRWPQTVGGRVLRLVASGLSRPNQSL; encoded by the coding sequence CTGGTGGGGTTGTCCGGCGGCGCCGATTCCATGGTACTGCTCGACGTGTTGCTGCACGTTGCCGATAGTTTGCAGCTTGCTATCCTGGCTGCGCATCTCGATCATGGCATGCGTCCGGAAAGCGCGGACGATGCGGCATTTGTGGCACGTTTCTGCCGGCGGCGAGATGTCCCTTTGACCGTAGGTCACCGGGATGTGCCGGCTTTGGCCAGGCAACATAAACAGGGTCTGGAAGAGGCCGCCCGGGAGGCACGGCGGGAGTTTCTGCAGCAAACCGCCCGGGTTGAGGGCTGTCGTTTTATCGCCCTTGGACATCACCGGAACGATCAGGTTGAAACCTTTCTGCATCGCCTGCTGCGTGGTAGCGGTTTGTCGGGTCTTGCCGGCATGCGGTTGCGTTCCGGCCCTTTCATTCGTCCGCTACTGTCTTTTTCCCGCCAGGACATCCTTGCCTACCTTGACGATCACCAGATTCCCCATGTCGAAGATGCCAGTAATGCGGATACCGTTTTTACCCGCAACCGTTTGCGACATGAGTTGCTGCCTCGGCTGCGTGACTTCAACCCCCGCATTGAAGAACATCTGGCCCGCCTGAGCCGACGTATCGCTGTGGAAGAAGATTATTGGACCGAGCAGGTCGATGCATACCTGGAGTCGTCCTGCGAAGAGGGCGATGATGGGCTGTGGCTGTCCCGGCAGGGGTTAACCGGCCTGCATCCCGCGCTGCGCAGTCGGGTGCTGCGCGGAGCGCTGCTGCGGTTGCGCGGTGATTTGCGCGGCATTGGCGCCAAACACCTGGCATCCCTGGATGATTTGCTGGATGCCCCGCGTTCGGAGGCGGAGGCGCACTTGCCGGGAGTCTGGGCGGCGCGGCGTTATGAACGGTTGTGGCTGCGTACGGCGCCGCCACCGGATCCGACGGACTTTGCTGTTGTGGTGCCGGGGCCGGGGGTGTACGATCTGCCCGGTGGCGGTCGCTTGAGCGTCTCCCTGAACCAGGGGTGTCTCGGGGAAGACCGATGGGCGACAGAGTTCGATGCCGATAAGGTGCCGTTTCCCTTGTTGGTGCGTCCGTTTCGCAAAGGCGACCGCTTCTATCCGTGCGGCGCTCCCGGTCATCGCAAGCTCAAGGATTTTTTTATCGACGCCAAGATCGATCGGGAAATACGGCGTTCGTGGCCTCTGGTTGTGGCGGACGAAATCCTCTGGTTGCCGGGCCTGCGGCGCGGTCACGGACGTTGGCCGCAAACTGTTGGGGGGCGGGTGTTGAGGCTGGTCGCTTCCGGCCTGTCCCGACCCAATCAAAGCTTGTGA